DNA from Patescibacteria group bacterium:
ATGAGAATATGGGACGCAGGCTAAAGCCGATATATTTTTTACCATAATAAATTCCGGCGACGGCCATGAACGTGAAGCTAATCAAGCCGGAAATTGCCGCGCCAACTGCAAAAAATCGTGGGACTAAAATTGCATTAAGAGCAACGTTGATGACCATCGTCGCGATCATGATTGCGGTTTTGGTTGTTTGGCGGTCGCATGCATTGAGTAGGGATCCGACCGGAAAATCGACGAAGATGGCAAAGAGTACAAATATCAAAATTTGAAGCGGAAGGATTGAGTTAAAAAAATCCGGACCATAGAAAGCAATTACGATTTTATCCGCCAGCGCCCAGACGCCGAAACAAATTGGGATTGAAATGGCGCTCATGTATCTGACCGATTGCGTGAAAGTGTGAATAAGCTTTTCGCGGTTGAATTTCCAATGCTCGGATAATACTGGATAGAGGCCGGCAACGAAAGCCATGGGAATAAACTGGAAAGCATAAGTTAGTTTGTAGGCGATGCTGTACCACCCCACATAAGCGTCGCCGGCAAGAAGTGAGAGTAATATAGAATCGATGTAGGAGTAAATTTTCACTGATACGCCGGCGATTGCAAACGGCAGGGCAATTTTAAAAGTCTTTCTCAAGAATGTAAAATCCAATTCCCACCGTGGCAAAATACCAGCGCGTTTTTTGAGCAGAAAGAGTACATAGATAATATGGAACAAACTTCCGGCAAGCAGGGCTAATATCAATATCGGCAGGGAGCGGTGAATTAGCAGAGAGGCGGTACCCAGTCCGACGATAATAATTTCGCAGATAAAAATTCCCAGGGCTTCGTAACTCAGGATTTTTAAACCTCGGAAAATGCCATAAAACGTCATGTGAAATGAGTCGGCGACCATCACCAGGAGCGCGAGATAGACAAGCAGGGTGGTGAGGCTGTCGTATCCCATTATATTGATTACCACGGCGGCGACAATCGCGGTTGCCGCGGCCATAAAGAGCTTGATGCTGAAAATATTGTTGAGATATTTCGGTATCAAACTGTGATCGCGGGCCGTTTCCCGGATAAGCACCGAATTAAGCCCAAAATCAACAAAAATGGAAAATATCGTGGTAAATGAGAGGGCGAGAAAATATTTTCCCGTCCATTCCACGCCGACCATTCGCGCAATTAGGGCAAAATAGATGAATGCAAGTACTTTCTGCCCGATTGCCGCAAGGGTCAAATAGAATGTATTTTTAGCAAGATTCGCCGCCATAATTACCACTATTTTACACTAAATTTATAATAAATCCAAGCTTTCTAAATCAAAACCCCCGGCAACGCGGCCAGGGGTTTATGTTAATCAATTTTAGCGTTTGGACCATTGCGGGGCACGTCTGGCACGTTTGAGGCCAGGTTTCTTTCGTTCCTTAACGCGTGAATCACGCGTGAGAAATCCCGGTTTCTTAAGACTGGATTTTAATTCAGGATTAAGTGCAATAATTGATCGGGCGATGCCGAGTCTCACCGCTTCGGATTGGCCATGTTTGCCCCCGCCAGAAACCTTTGCGGTAATATCCACGCTCCCCTCAAGTCCGACAGTCTTTAGCGGATCATTGACGCAGATTTGCTGTGAAGCGACCGTGAAGTATTCAATCAAGGGTTTATCATTGATCGTGATGCTCCCCTTTCCCGGCTGGTAGAGTCGAACTTG
Protein-coding regions in this window:
- a CDS encoding flippase, whose translation is MAANLAKNTFYLTLAAIGQKVLAFIYFALIARMVGVEWTGKYFLALSFTTIFSIFVDFGLNSVLIRETARDHSLIPKYLNNIFSIKLFMAAATAIVAAVVINIMGYDSLTTLLVYLALLVMVADSFHMTFYGIFRGLKILSYEALGIFICEIIIVGLGTASLLIHRSLPILILALLAGSLFHIIYVLFLLKKRAGILPRWELDFTFLRKTFKIALPFAIAGVSVKIYSYIDSILLSLLAGDAYVGWYSIAYKLTYAFQFIPMAFVAGLYPVLSEHWKFNREKLIHTFTQSVRYMSAISIPICFGVWALADKIVIAFYGPDFFNSILPLQILIFVLFAIFVDFPVGSLLNACDRQTTKTAIMIATMVINVALNAILVPRFFAVGAAISGLISFTFMAVAGIYYGKKYIGFSLRPIFSCFIKTFLSGLVMAIVILALKEQLHFILLVPLGAIVYFLVLYIVRGWDKNDVKEITGLLFNKNNP
- the rpsI gene encoding 30S ribosomal protein S9 — translated: MPVKKATKKTTKTTAKSPRKTVKKHPVILKKEDVKIEKPAESKAAATKSGKYIRAIGRRKCAIAQVRLYQPGKGSITINDKPLIEYFTVASQQICVNDPLKTVGLEGSVDITAKVSGGGKHGQSEAVRLGIARSIIALNPELKSSLKKPGFLTRDSRVKERKKPGLKRARRAPQWSKR